A genomic stretch from Argiope bruennichi chromosome 2, qqArgBrue1.1, whole genome shotgun sequence includes:
- the LOC129961900 gene encoding uncharacterized protein LOC129961900, whose protein sequence is MKWVFISTVFFITILLPSSIFSDDLTLISSNGNRKIISVEAACSEQAMMGQIQLQEPFYGSVYVRGFPLECQARGNGSREVTIIFSVNKCGTKITKLPNGKTQYEAVIYLQFDDKMQKLNDETYLLSCTSQNVVVISPKMSGMGSQSSISPKTSTPSKPVKEYDFDGWLDILQGKLPSLIPVTKPIFVGENLTVLIKIKHPDGFDAKVMNCIASDGTDMNKQLLIDSDGCALDSTVMPNLREKRGTKPFAKILYSTLQAFKFPRRRSLHVRCSIAFCNDTCPQDNCDSPWGRMQPMMQDHSFIGIQNLEVSDSVEVLARKNDSKTSSFQEHLTGTGSSKEELFCLNSTRILILISILLSVLLMSLVITICTCVRAKELRRRLLSQSFPYGKVSGCS, encoded by the exons atattattaccTTCTTCGATCTTCAGCGATGATTTGACCCTCATATCTTCTAATGGAAATCGCAAAATTATAT CTGTAGAAGCAGCTTGCAGTGAACAGGCTATGATGGGACAAATCCAACTTCAAGAACCATTCTACGGATCCGTTTATGTCCGAGGATTTCCCCTCGAGTGCCAAGCGAGAGGAAATGGATCTAGAGAAGTCACCATTATCTTCAGTGTCAACAAATGCGGTACCAAGATCACCAAACTGCCC AACGGAAAAACTCAGTACGAAGCTGTCATCTACTTGCAATTTGACGACAAAATGCAGAAACTCAACGATGAAACTTACCTGCTGAGTTGTACCTCTCAAAATGTTGTAGTAATTAGTCCGAAAATGTCAGGAATGGGATCTCAATCCAGCATTTCACCAAAAACTTCAACCCCATCAAAG CCTGTTAAAGAATATGACTTCGATGGGTGGTTGGACATTTTGCAAGGCAAACTCCCGTCATTGATTCCTGTCACGAAACCAATTTTTGTCGGAGAAAATCTCACGGTTCTTATTAAAATCAAGCATCCAG atggttTCGATGCAAAAGTCATGAACTGCATAGCAAGTGACGGAACGGACATGAACAAGCAACTCCTCATAGACTCCGATGG GTGCGCATTAGATTCCACCGTGATGCCGAATCTGAGAGAGAAAAGAGGAACGAAACCATTTGCGAAGATTTTGTACTCGACACTCCAGGCCTTTAAATTTCCTCGCAGAAGAAGTTTGCACGTTCGATGCTCAATTGCTTTTTGTAATGACACTTGTCCGCAG GATAACTGCGATTCTCCATGGGGCAGGATGCAGCCCATGATGCAAGACCACTCTTTTATCGGTATACAAAATCTGGAAGTGTCAGACTCTGTTGAAGTACTCGCTCGAAAGAATGACTCTAAGACATCATCCTTCCAGGAGCACTTGACAG GCACTGGTAGCAGTAAAGAAGAACTCTTCTGTCTTAACTCTACTCGCATCCTTATCTTGATCAGCATTCTTTTGAGTGTCCTGCTCATGTCACTGGTCATCACCATCTGCACGTGCGTTCGGGCCAAAGAGCTGAGAAGACGACTGCTGTCCCAGAGCTTTCCTTATGGGAAGGTCTCAGGTTGCTCCTGA